Proteins from a genomic interval of Sulfurimonas sp. HSL3-2:
- a CDS encoding cation:proton antiporter, whose amino-acid sequence MIDDVKLIFTISLIVIFSPFFAKILKLPTTPLEIVFGSVLGYVGFLHHQNIFDIVAEFGFLYLMFIAGTEIDLKKVLKTPPKLVKMILLYLLLLYAFSIAFSLYFSLGKIFMVLLPLISVGLVATLSKEYGKTDWLTLSMTAGGIGEVVSIALLTLVSAALEYGSGIGLFKALFALILFLLFMLLLFRSLQLLFWWFPEVSVALMPHNDNKEQDIRLSMGIFFTLVAVMLYLDLELAFGAFLAGIFIPTFFEHKYELPEKLASFGFGFLIPIFFIHIGSTFNLNALLIDGLIVKALIITFVMIIMRLLSSLVFIKEYGLRDSILMGLSQSMPLTLLIAMATLAYNADSIDQFHYYAFILASLFQVLLVMLVIKIINSYQKEKIIA is encoded by the coding sequence TTGATAGATGATGTAAAACTTATATTTACTATCTCTTTAATAGTAATATTTTCTCCATTTTTTGCAAAAATATTAAAACTTCCTACCACTCCGCTTGAGATCGTCTTTGGTTCCGTCTTGGGGTATGTCGGCTTTTTGCATCACCAAAACATCTTCGATATAGTCGCGGAGTTCGGATTTTTGTATCTGATGTTTATCGCCGGGACGGAGATCGATCTCAAAAAAGTGTTAAAGACACCTCCAAAACTGGTCAAGATGATCTTGCTTTATCTTCTTTTACTTTATGCATTTTCCATCGCGTTTTCACTCTATTTTTCTCTTGGAAAGATATTTATGGTGCTTCTGCCGCTTATCTCCGTCGGACTGGTCGCCACACTTTCAAAAGAGTATGGAAAAACAGACTGGCTGACGCTCTCGATGACTGCCGGAGGGATCGGCGAAGTCGTCAGTATCGCCCTGCTTACTCTTGTCTCGGCTGCACTGGAATATGGAAGCGGGATCGGACTTTTTAAAGCACTCTTCGCACTGATCCTGTTCTTACTTTTTATGCTTTTACTGTTTCGTTCTCTGCAGCTTCTGTTTTGGTGGTTTCCTGAGGTCTCCGTCGCACTTATGCCGCATAACGACAACAAAGAACAGGATATAAGACTCTCGATGGGAATATTTTTTACCCTTGTAGCGGTTATGCTCTATCTTGACCTTGAGTTAGCGTTCGGTGCATTCTTAGCAGGTATCTTCATCCCTACGTTCTTTGAACATAAGTATGAACTGCCGGAAAAACTGGCAAGTTTCGGATTTGGATTTTTAATCCCAATCTTTTTTATCCATATCGGGAGTACATTTAATCTCAATGCACTGTTAATAGACGGGCTTATCGTAAAAGCACTGATCATTACGTTTGTCATGATCATTATGCGTCTGCTTAGTTCACTCGTCTTTATAAAAGAGTATGGTCTTAGAGATTCGATCTTGATGGGACTCAGCCAGTCGATGCCGCTGACACTTCTTATCGCTATGGCGACACTTGCATACAATGCAGACAGTATCGACCAGTTTCACTACTATGCGTTTATCTTGGCATCACTTTTTCAAGTCCTGCTCGTTATGCTTGTGATCAAGATCATAAACAGCTATCAAAAAGAGAAAATAATCGCATAA
- a CDS encoding biotin synthase: MSKKIFLCAISNINSGTCNEDCKFCSQSVKYKADIERYIQKPIDKIVQEAKEAKESGALGFCLVTAHKGLDDKTLKFVCEVAREVSREVPELRLIACNGTASLEQLLELKEAGIKAYNHNLETSREFYPQICSTHPWDERFETCKNVNKAGLVLISGGIFGLGETQDDRISMLKSLQELNPTSVPINFYIHNEALPIKPSDISVDEALELIRLTREMLSDADRIMVAGGRETMFGERQNEIFEAGANSIVIGNYLTTLGREKNQDLEMLKSLGLDIATSPNA; encoded by the coding sequence ATGAGCAAAAAGATTTTTTTATGTGCGATAAGCAACATAAACAGCGGTACATGTAACGAAGACTGTAAGTTTTGCTCTCAAAGTGTAAAATATAAAGCTGACATAGAGCGTTACATACAAAAACCTATAGACAAGATAGTGCAAGAAGCGAAAGAAGCGAAAGAGAGCGGTGCACTTGGTTTTTGTCTGGTAACGGCACATAAAGGGCTTGACGACAAGACCTTAAAATTTGTGTGTGAAGTCGCACGCGAAGTCAGCCGCGAAGTACCTGAACTAAGACTCATCGCATGTAACGGTACGGCCTCTTTAGAGCAGCTTTTAGAGTTAAAAGAAGCCGGCATAAAAGCTTATAACCACAACCTAGAGACATCACGTGAGTTTTACCCACAAATATGCTCGACCCATCCTTGGGATGAAAGGTTTGAGACCTGCAAAAATGTCAATAAAGCGGGCCTCGTACTTATTTCAGGCGGTATCTTTGGTCTTGGCGAAACACAAGATGACAGGATAAGTATGCTAAAATCTCTGCAAGAGCTGAATCCGACATCTGTGCCGATCAACTTCTATATCCATAATGAAGCGCTTCCTATAAAACCGAGCGATATCAGTGTGGATGAAGCGTTAGAGCTTATCAGACTCACACGTGAGATGTTAAGCGATGCCGATCGTATCATGGTCGCAGGCGGCAGAGAGACGATGTTTGGCGAGAGACAAAACGAGATATTTGAAGCCGGAGCGAACTCTATCGTTATCGGTAACTATCTCACTACTTTAGGCAGAGAAAAGAACCAAGACCTGGAGATGTTAAAATCTTTAGGTCTTGATATCGCTACATCGCCTAATGCTTAA
- a CDS encoding YfcE family phosphodiesterase — MKIGIFSDTHKKSALSKEVVDHLLKNGAEFLIHAGDIVEVEVLEQLKNSGVKYVAVYGNNDAHLVHYHNKYNLVQEPYYFKLANTRFKLMHLPFYMSPDADIVLFGHTHIFECDFKNNTLFLNPGEACARNKPLVECAMLDITDNKYSVTYYNKDPKHSDFIESHFFFERTI; from the coding sequence ATGAAGATTGGTATATTCTCCGACACGCATAAAAAATCTGCGCTTTCAAAAGAGGTCGTAGACCACCTTTTAAAAAACGGTGCGGAGTTTTTAATACATGCAGGAGATATTGTCGAAGTCGAAGTCTTGGAGCAACTAAAGAACAGCGGCGTCAAATATGTCGCTGTTTACGGAAATAACGATGCACATCTTGTTCATTATCATAACAAATACAATCTTGTACAAGAGCCTTACTATTTCAAACTTGCGAACACAAGGTTCAAACTGATGCATCTGCCATTTTATATGAGTCCCGATGCTGACATCGTACTGTTTGGACATACGCATATTTTTGAATGTGACTTTAAAAATAACACACTGTTTTTAAATCCCGGCGAAGCATGTGCAAGGAACAAGCCTCTTGTGGAGTGCGCGATGCTCGATATAACCGACAATAAATACAGTGTGACATACTATAACAAAGACCCTAAACATAGTGATTTCATCGAATCACATTTCTTTTTTGAGAGGACTATATGA
- the topA gene encoding type I DNA topoisomerase, producing the protein MDLIIVESPAKARTIKNFLGKGYEVIASKGHIRDLPKSRFGITVDDNNELTPTYSVAKENSGVVKEIQELAKKADTIYIATDEDREGEAIGWHIAYAIKKDPETLPRIVFHEITKTAIMHALETARSIDMNRVNAQQTRRLLDRIVGYKLSPLLSSKIQKGLSAGRVQSSTLKIIVDREREIKAFVPQEYWSIDTIFKPEIEANLTSFYGDKIEKLSIKNADEAKKIVAEIQKDSFIVSSIETKQRKSSTPPPFMTSTLQQTASSKLGFSPKKTMMIAQSLYEGVKTPEGTSGVITYMRTDSLNMAKEAVDAVREEISKRYGDKYIPASPKVYAKKSKGAQEAHEAIRPTMLQFTPEVAAKYLKADEIKLYKLIYERFMACQMNDAIFEQQSITFSGKNSEYKATGRKLIFDGFYKVLGSDDKDKLLPTLKENEPIDIKSIVPTQHFTEPPARYSEASIIKKLEAEGIGRPSTYAPTISTLTVRTYINVEKKQLVPTEMAFTVTELLEKHFKEIVDASFTANMEEDLDEIAEGHKDWQKTLKDFYFPFMEEIEEGKKNIVSTKLAQPTGKNCPKCGSELLLRSGRYGNFIACSGFPKCKYTEQVEGEENEEKAPAETSDEKCEKCGSDMIVKSGRNGKFLACSAYPKCKNTKALESTTKESEIPCPDCGGKLLFRQSRRGAFWGCENYPECKFISKFEPTALRCKEDGCNGVLAARVYRNKDVYECIKCKNRTPRESEEKE; encoded by the coding sequence TTGGACTTAATTATCGTCGAATCACCGGCAAAAGCACGAACAATCAAAAACTTTTTAGGAAAAGGGTATGAAGTCATAGCTTCAAAAGGGCATATTCGTGACCTTCCTAAATCACGCTTTGGAATAACAGTGGATGACAACAATGAGCTTACTCCCACTTACAGCGTTGCAAAAGAGAACAGCGGTGTCGTTAAAGAGATACAGGAACTGGCAAAGAAAGCAGATACCATCTATATCGCGACCGATGAGGACCGCGAGGGAGAAGCGATAGGCTGGCATATCGCCTATGCGATCAAAAAAGATCCTGAGACTCTGCCTAGGATAGTGTTTCACGAGATCACTAAAACTGCTATCATGCATGCACTAGAGACTGCACGCAGTATAGATATGAACCGCGTAAATGCACAGCAGACACGTCGTCTGCTTGACAGAATAGTCGGTTACAAACTCTCTCCGCTACTTAGCTCTAAGATACAAAAAGGGCTCTCAGCAGGACGTGTCCAGTCATCGACTCTGAAGATCATCGTCGACCGCGAACGCGAGATCAAAGCGTTTGTCCCTCAAGAATACTGGAGCATAGACACTATCTTTAAACCTGAGATCGAAGCAAATCTGACATCTTTTTACGGTGACAAGATAGAAAAGCTCTCTATTAAAAATGCAGATGAAGCGAAAAAGATAGTCGCTGAGATACAAAAAGACTCCTTTATCGTCTCTTCTATCGAGACGAAACAACGTAAAAGCTCGACTCCTCCGCCGTTTATGACATCGACTCTGCAGCAGACAGCGTCAAGCAAGCTTGGATTCTCTCCGAAAAAGACGATGATGATCGCACAGTCTCTTTATGAGGGTGTCAAGACTCCCGAAGGAACTTCAGGTGTTATCACATATATGCGTACCGATTCATTGAATATGGCAAAAGAAGCAGTTGATGCGGTAAGAGAAGAGATCTCTAAGAGATATGGAGATAAATATATCCCTGCATCTCCTAAAGTCTATGCGAAAAAATCAAAGGGTGCACAAGAAGCGCACGAGGCGATCCGTCCTACTATGCTTCAATTCACTCCTGAAGTAGCGGCAAAATATCTGAAAGCAGATGAGATCAAACTCTATAAGCTTATATATGAAAGATTTATGGCTTGTCAGATGAACGATGCTATTTTTGAGCAGCAAAGCATCACGTTCAGCGGTAAAAACTCTGAATACAAAGCGACGGGAAGAAAACTGATATTTGACGGTTTCTATAAAGTCTTAGGAAGCGATGACAAAGACAAGCTTCTTCCTACTTTAAAAGAGAATGAACCGATAGACATCAAATCTATCGTACCGACTCAGCATTTTACTGAACCGCCCGCGCGTTACAGTGAAGCTTCTATTATTAAGAAACTTGAAGCTGAGGGGATAGGCCGTCCGTCTACGTATGCACCTACTATCTCGACATTGACTGTTAGAACCTATATAAACGTAGAGAAAAAACAGCTGGTACCGACTGAGATGGCTTTTACCGTGACTGAACTCTTAGAAAAACACTTTAAAGAGATCGTCGATGCTTCTTTTACGGCAAATATGGAAGAGGACTTGGATGAGATAGCCGAAGGTCACAAAGACTGGCAAAAGACTCTAAAAGATTTCTATTTCCCATTTATGGAAGAGATCGAAGAGGGTAAAAAGAACATCGTCAGCACAAAACTGGCACAGCCTACGGGTAAAAACTGTCCAAAATGCGGAAGCGAACTTCTCCTTCGTTCAGGGCGCTACGGAAACTTTATCGCGTGTAGCGGATTCCCTAAGTGTAAATATACCGAACAGGTAGAGGGTGAAGAAAACGAAGAGAAAGCTCCAGCTGAGACCAGTGATGAAAAATGTGAGAAGTGCGGCAGCGATATGATCGTAAAAAGCGGCCGTAACGGTAAGTTCTTAGCATGTAGCGCTTACCCTAAATGTAAAAACACTAAAGCGTTAGAGTCTACGACAAAAGAATCTGAGATCCCTTGTCCTGACTGCGGTGGAAAACTTCTCTTCCGCCAATCAAGAAGAGGTGCATTCTGGGGATGTGAGAACTATCCGGAGTGTAAATTCATCTCTAAATTCGAACCGACGGCTCTTAGATGTAAAGAGGACGGCTGTAACGGCGTACTCGCAGCAAGAGTATATAGAAATAAAGATGTTTACGAGTGTATAAAATGTAAAAACCGTACTCCTAGAGAGAGTGAAGAGAAAGAGTAA
- a CDS encoding flagellin B, whose protein sequence is MGFRINTNIAAMNAHTNAMMNNRAMDSSLSKLSSGLRINTAADDASGMSIADSLRSQASSLGQAISNANDGISIVQIADKAMDEQIKILDTIKTKATQAAQDGQSTDSRKALQADITRLMEELDNIAGTTSFNGQQLLSGQFTNREFQIGAYSNQSVKTSIGATSSDKIGNTRFETGTVISTAANVTLTFSAVNGTSDVTLESVVISTGVGTGIGALAEVINKSSDKTGIRASWQVSETGNAAIASGTISGLTINGVTIGLVTVQANDKDGALVAAINAVKDSTGIVASVDSRGYLNLTSTDGRGMKVSGTGLDTVANLDTAAVQNYGRLSLTRLDGKDIRGISAAGVGYSATAEATVNLRETKGVISADIASAMGFNANSNAENITKDKSAGVTTLKGAMAVMNIAETAQKMLDRVRSDLGSVQNQLVSTVNNISVTQVNVKAAESQIRDVDFASESANFSKMNILAQSGSYAMSQANAVQQNVLRLLQ, encoded by the coding sequence ATGGGTTTTAGAATAAATACAAATATTGCTGCTATGAACGCTCATACAAATGCAATGATGAACAACCGTGCGATGGATAGTTCACTATCTAAACTAAGTTCAGGTCTTCGTATCAATACTGCGGCAGATGATGCTTCTGGTATGAGTATTGCGGATTCACTACGTTCACAAGCTTCTTCTTTAGGTCAAGCTATATCAAATGCAAATGACGGTATCTCTATCGTTCAAATTGCCGATAAAGCGATGGATGAGCAGATCAAAATTCTTGATACTATTAAAACAAAAGCTACTCAAGCTGCTCAAGACGGTCAAAGTACTGACTCTAGAAAAGCGCTACAAGCGGATATCACTCGTCTTATGGAAGAGCTTGATAACATCGCTGGTACTACTTCATTCAACGGTCAACAACTTCTTTCTGGTCAATTTACAAATAGAGAGTTCCAGATCGGTGCTTACTCTAACCAATCTGTAAAAACAAGTATCGGTGCTACAAGTTCTGATAAAATCGGGAACACTCGTTTTGAGACAGGTACTGTTATCTCGACTGCAGCTAACGTAACACTTACATTCTCAGCGGTAAACGGTACAAGTGATGTAACACTTGAATCAGTTGTTATCTCTACAGGTGTCGGTACTGGTATCGGTGCTTTAGCTGAAGTTATCAATAAATCTTCTGATAAAACTGGTATCCGTGCATCATGGCAAGTATCTGAGACAGGTAATGCGGCAATCGCTTCAGGAACTATCTCAGGATTAACGATCAATGGTGTAACTATCGGTCTTGTAACTGTTCAAGCAAATGATAAAGACGGTGCTCTTGTTGCAGCTATCAACGCTGTTAAAGATTCTACTGGTATCGTTGCTTCTGTTGATAGTAGAGGTTATTTAAACCTTACATCTACAGACGGTAGAGGTATGAAAGTATCTGGTACTGGTTTAGATACTGTTGCAAACCTTGATACAGCAGCGGTTCAAAACTACGGACGTTTAAGTTTAACTCGTCTTGACGGTAAAGATATCCGTGGTATCTCTGCTGCAGGTGTTGGTTATTCAGCTACTGCTGAAGCTACAGTTAACCTTAGAGAGACTAAAGGTGTTATCAGTGCAGATATCGCAAGTGCTATGGGATTCAATGCAAACTCAAATGCAGAGAACATCACAAAAGATAAATCTGCTGGTGTTACGACATTAAAAGGTGCTATGGCGGTAATGAACATTGCTGAAACTGCACAAAAAATGCTTGACCGTGTTCGTTCAGACCTTGGTTCTGTACAAAACCAACTTGTTTCTACTGTAAACAACATCTCAGTTACACAAGTTAACGTTAAAGCTGCGGAATCTCAAATCCGTGATGTCGATTTCGCTTCAGAGAGTGCAAACTTCTCTAAAATGAACATCTTGGCACAATCTGGTTCATATGCTATGAGTCAAGCTAATGCTGTTCAACAAAACGTTCTAAGACTATTACAATAG